One Brassica napus cultivar Da-Ae chromosome C2, Da-Ae, whole genome shotgun sequence DNA window includes the following coding sequences:
- the LOC106415995 gene encoding MLP-like protein 31: MAQLAKSMIEVEIKVSADKIFQAIKATSRSVPKLSPEKILSVEEQVGDYTKNWTLSIDGKVEKMKERVEIDEENKSMTVFVFDGDVMENYSSFKCNLQIIPKLHGRSIARWSWEYEKLNSDSPAPNKYMDFAVYLTRDIESNLLKT, from the exons ATGGCTCAGTTGGCGAAATCCATGATAGAAGTGGAAATCAAAGTATCAGCTGACAAGATTTTCCAAGCTATTAAGGCTACTTCCCGCAGCGTACCAAAACTATCTCCAGAGAAAATACTTAGCGTGGAGGAGCAAGTCGGTGATTACACCAAGAACTGGACTTTGTCTAtcg ATGGAAAAGTGGAGAAGATGAAGGAGAGAGTTGAAATAGACGAGGAGAACAAATCAATGACTGTGTTTGTGTTCGATGGAGATGTAATGGAAAACTACAGTAGCTTCAAATGCAACCTTCAGATTATACCGAAGCTCCATGGAAGAAGTATAGCGAGATGGAGCTGGGAATACGAGAAGCTTAACTCAGATTCTCCAGCTCCTAACAAGTATATGGATTTTGCGGTCTATCTCACTAGAGATATTGAGTCTAATCTTCTGAAAACATAA
- the LOC106362192 gene encoding MLP-like protein 43, whose protein sequence is MAEPSCLLGKLEIEVEIKASAEKFHHMFAERPHHIPKATPGHIKGCDLHEGEWGKVGSIIVWNYVHDGEPKVAKDIIEAVDQEKNLFKMRVIEGDLMKEYKNFVLTIQATPKHEGSGSIVHWHIEYEKISEEVAHPETLIQLLTEMSQGIDEHLLTEE, encoded by the exons atggcAGAACCGTCTTGTTTGCTGGGGAAGCTTGAGATAGAAGTGGAGATCAAAGCTTCGGCTGAAAAGTTCCATCACATGTTCGCCGAGAGACCACACCATATCCCCAAAGCAACTCCGGGCCACATTAAGGGATGTGATCTGCACGAAGGCGAATGGGGCAAAGTCGGCTCAATCATCGTCTGGAACTACGTTCATG ATGGAGAGCCAAAGGTGGCGAAGGACATAATAGAAGCGGTGGATCAGGAGAAGAACCTGTTCAAGATGAGGGTTATAGAAGGTGATCTCATGAAAGAGTACAAGAACTTTGTGTTGACGATCCAGGCGACCCCTAAGCATGAAGGGTCTGGAAGTATTGTGCACTGGCACATTGAGTATGAGAAAATTAGTGAGGAGGTGGCTCACCCTGAGACTCTTATCCAGCTCCTTACAGAAATGTCTCAAGGGATCGACGAACATCTCTTGACCGAAGAATAG
- the LOC106360252 gene encoding homeobox-leucine zipper protein ATHB-X: protein MALSPKSSSLELSISLPSFSQLSSHPSSGEHMVRDLDINQTPKTEDREWMMIAAEPYANDEDSNSCGRRRKKLRLTKEQSHLLEDSFIQKHTLTSKQKLELATFLKLSQRQVEVWFQNRRARSKLKHTEMECKYLKRCFGSLKEQNRLLQKEVEELRALNAMPASILTMCPRCERATDATDNAVKEGTATRSQSRRTISSSSSLC, encoded by the exons ATGGCCCTCTCACCTAAATCAAGCTCGTTAGAATTATCAATATCGCTTCCAAGCTTCTCTCAATTATCTTCACACCCTTCATCTG gtGAGCACATGGTGAGAGATTTGGACATAAATCAAACTCCAAAGACGGAAGATCGTGAGTGGATGATGATCGCTGCAGAACCGTATGCCAACGACGAAGATAGCAACTCCTGCGGCCGGCGGCGCAAAAAGCTCCGTCTAACTAAAGAGCAATCACATCTTCTTGAAGACAGTTTCATACAAAAGCATACCTTAACCTCT AAACAAAAACTAGAATTGGCCACTTTTTTGAAGCTTAGTCAAAGGCAAGTTGAGGTGTGGTTTCAAAATCGAAGAGCTCG GAGTAAGCTCAAGCATACGGAGATGGAATGTAAGTATCTAAAGAGATGCTTTGGGTCATTGAAGGAGCAAAATCGACttctacaaaaagaagttgaagAACTACGAGCTCTAAACGCAATGCCGGCCTCGATTTTAACCATGTGTCCTCGTTGTGAACGTGCGACTGATGCAACAGATAATGCCGTCAAGGAGGGAACAGCTACGAGAAGCCAGTCACGGAGGACaatttcctcttcctcttccctgTGTTGA